In Bifidobacterium actinocoloniiforme DSM 22766, a genomic segment contains:
- a CDS encoding DEAD/DEAH box helicase → MNAETVDPSAGAADEAPKTFAELGVPEPLVRVLKADGKTTAFPIQEDTLPDSLAGRDILGRGRTGSGKTLAFVLPLVARLAASQPDRRRVRDIRSKPAPRGLILSPTRELANQTDEVLAPLARVYGLDTCTVYGGVRQNKQVNALRSGAEIVVACPGRLEDLLRQGMLTLDDVEITILDEADEMSDMGFLPAVERILDQVRDDGQRMLFSATLDHGVDKVVKRYLHNAKVHEVDSATQQVEQMTQHVFETTQGDKHELVRKLASGKGKRILFTRTKFQAKKLAANLTKAGIPAAELHGNLSQNQRDRNLDAFSDGQVRVLVATDVAARGVDVSDVKLVVQVDPPADPKSFLHRSGRTARAGKAGDVVTIVLPNQRRDARRMLKIAHIDAKPVTHVTAESDVVDELVGETAPRVDGWVLKAPAPARGKGSGRGGRGDGGRRDGRRGGARDGGRKRDFRKEGKRSHRTRDSYDSHGSRGSQGARGFGDEGPFDGRRSQGGDHGYRGRSEDGGQAQGRSRNPRYGSRNESRRGRDGGNGGQRSARGFQHRSNRSKRANSPFRGR, encoded by the coding sequence ATGAACGCCGAAACCGTTGACCCCTCCGCCGGAGCGGCCGATGAAGCTCCCAAGACTTTCGCGGAGCTGGGTGTGCCCGAGCCTCTGGTGCGAGTGCTCAAGGCCGACGGCAAGACCACCGCTTTCCCCATCCAGGAGGACACCCTGCCTGACTCGCTCGCCGGGCGGGACATCCTGGGTCGCGGCCGCACGGGCTCAGGGAAGACCCTGGCTTTTGTGCTGCCTCTGGTGGCCCGTCTCGCCGCCAGCCAACCCGACCGTCGTCGGGTGCGCGACATCCGCTCCAAGCCGGCTCCCCGTGGCCTGATCCTGTCTCCCACCCGTGAGCTGGCCAACCAGACCGATGAGGTGCTGGCGCCCCTGGCCCGCGTCTACGGGCTCGACACCTGCACCGTTTACGGCGGCGTGCGCCAGAACAAGCAGGTTAACGCCTTGCGCTCCGGCGCCGAAATCGTCGTCGCCTGCCCCGGCCGCTTGGAGGATCTGCTCCGCCAAGGCATGCTGACCCTGGATGACGTGGAGATCACCATCCTGGACGAGGCCGACGAGATGAGCGACATGGGCTTCCTGCCTGCTGTGGAGCGAATCCTGGACCAGGTGCGCGACGACGGGCAGCGCATGCTCTTCTCCGCCACGCTGGACCACGGCGTGGATAAGGTGGTCAAGCGCTACCTGCACAACGCCAAGGTGCACGAGGTTGATTCCGCCACCCAGCAGGTGGAGCAGATGACCCAGCACGTGTTCGAGACCACCCAGGGCGACAAGCACGAGCTGGTGCGCAAACTGGCCTCCGGCAAGGGCAAGCGCATACTCTTCACCCGTACCAAGTTCCAAGCCAAGAAACTGGCCGCAAACCTGACCAAGGCCGGGATCCCGGCGGCCGAGCTGCATGGCAACCTGTCGCAGAACCAGCGCGACCGCAACCTGGACGCCTTCTCCGACGGGCAGGTGCGTGTGCTGGTGGCGACGGACGTGGCCGCGCGCGGCGTGGACGTGTCCGACGTGAAGCTGGTGGTGCAGGTCGACCCGCCGGCGGACCCCAAGTCCTTCCTCCACCGTTCCGGGCGTACGGCCCGCGCAGGCAAGGCTGGCGACGTGGTGACGATTGTGCTGCCCAACCAGAGGCGGGACGCCAGGCGGATGCTGAAGATCGCGCACATCGACGCCAAGCCGGTGACGCATGTGACCGCCGAGTCCGACGTCGTGGACGAGCTGGTGGGCGAGACGGCCCCGCGCGTGGACGGTTGGGTCTTGAAGGCACCGGCTCCGGCGCGAGGCAAGGGTTCCGGGCGCGGCGGGCGGGGTGACGGCGGCCGTCGCGATGGCCGCCGTGGCGGCGCCCGTGACGGTGGTCGCAAGCGCGACTTCCGCAAAGAAGGCAAGCGCTCGCACAGGACGCGTGATTCTTATGATTCGCATGGCTCCCGCGGTTCCCAAGGCGCGCGTGGATTCGGTGACGAGGGTCCTTTCGACGGCCGCAGGAGCCAAGGGGGCGACCACGGTTACAGGGGGCGCTCGGAGGACGGCGGCCAGGCCCAAGGCCGTTCCCGCAACCCCCGCTACGGAAGCCGGAATGAATCACGCCGTGGCCGTGACGGCGGCAATGGCGGCCAGCGTTCAGCCCGGGGCTTCCAACACCGCAGCAACCGCTCCAAGCGAGCCAACAGCCCCTTCCGCGGGCGCTGA
- the mvaD gene encoding diphosphomevalonate decarboxylase, with amino-acid sequence MNLRRVGGRPLPGAAATATLAQGERADGAPLGRGQARANANIALIKYWGKADEDLIIPRTSSLSLTLDGLSTRTDVEFLRSGAADGPAADSLTIDDEPKSGKPLERVSRFLDVVRAQAGIDAPARVCSYNTVPYGAGLASSSSAFAALAGAACAAAGLELSNRELSRLARRGSGSACRSIYGGLVKWEAGHDDASSYAVPVESDLDLALIVVLVSGQEKTVSSRLAMRRTVETSPLYQAWAEQSAVDLDEALAAIRARDLERLGELVEANALGMHAAMLAARPAICYWRPETLRVFEAVRAVRADGLGAWSTLDAGPNLKVLTGGGQAAAVADQLRARLPGVNIQVHRAGPGLRIMGMNTDEGRC; translated from the coding sequence ATGAACCTGAGAAGAGTAGGGGGCCGGCCGCTCCCTGGCGCCGCAGCGACGGCCACGCTGGCGCAGGGCGAGCGGGCGGACGGAGCGCCGTTAGGCCGCGGCCAGGCGCGGGCCAACGCCAATATCGCTTTGATTAAATACTGGGGCAAGGCCGACGAGGACCTCATCATCCCGCGTACTTCCAGCCTGTCGCTCACTCTGGACGGATTGAGCACGAGGACCGATGTGGAGTTTCTGCGGTCCGGCGCTGCGGACGGGCCAGCGGCGGACTCCCTCACCATTGATGACGAACCGAAGTCCGGCAAACCCCTGGAACGAGTCAGCCGGTTCCTGGATGTAGTGCGCGCCCAAGCAGGAATCGATGCCCCGGCGCGCGTGTGTTCCTATAACACCGTGCCTTATGGGGCGGGGCTGGCCTCCTCGTCGTCCGCCTTTGCGGCTCTGGCTGGGGCGGCTTGTGCGGCGGCCGGGTTGGAATTGTCGAACCGGGAGCTGTCGCGCTTGGCCCGGCGCGGCTCGGGGTCGGCCTGTCGCTCGATTTACGGAGGGCTGGTCAAGTGGGAGGCCGGGCATGATGATGCCAGCTCCTATGCCGTGCCTGTGGAATCGGACCTGGATCTGGCGTTGATAGTGGTGTTGGTCTCCGGGCAGGAAAAAACGGTTTCCAGTCGGCTGGCCATGCGCCGCACCGTTGAGACATCACCCTTATACCAGGCTTGGGCGGAGCAATCGGCCGTCGACCTGGATGAGGCGCTGGCGGCCATCCGGGCGCGCGACCTGGAGCGCCTGGGCGAGCTGGTGGAGGCCAACGCGCTCGGTATGCACGCGGCAATGCTGGCGGCCCGACCTGCCATCTGCTACTGGCGGCCGGAGACCCTGCGGGTTTTTGAAGCCGTGCGTGCCGTCCGAGCTGACGGGTTGGGAGCCTGGTCCACTCTGGACGCCGGGCCTAATTTGAAGGTGCTGACCGGGGGAGGGCAGGCGGCGGCGGTGGCCGATCAGCTGCGTGCCAGGCTGCCGGGTGTGAACATCCAAGTGCACCGGGCTGGCCCGGGCTTGCGGATTATGGGTATGAATACAGACGAGGGTCGCTGCTAG
- the fni gene encoding type 2 isopentenyl-diphosphate Delta-isomerase gives MSGSASASGQTGVSDGFDPSADANPDSRRKNDHIRLALAQQQVPKRNAFDDLRFVHHSLRAVDQSQVSLATRVCGSDWPLPFYINAMTGGSAEAGRINAQLAQAAAATGLAMATGSQHAALRRPELEPTFTTVRKQNPSGFVFANVGPTVSPGQAVRAVEMLAASALQVHINPVQEAVMTEGDRDFGSWPARIQAIVAASPVPVVVKEVGFGLSRPTIERLASLGVRTVDVSGRGGTDFAVIENERRADRAYWYMDSWGLSTVLSLLTAGWPEPVAGVELLASGGVRSPLDVVKALALGARAVGVSGHFLATLNERGTNGLIDEIREWSVQVRALMSLLGARTVADLTASDLLLTGPTAEEARLLGVPLESLARRSARA, from the coding sequence ATGAGCGGGTCGGCAAGCGCCAGTGGGCAGACCGGGGTTTCCGACGGTTTTGACCCGTCTGCGGACGCTAATCCGGATTCCCGGCGCAAAAACGACCACATCCGCCTGGCCCTCGCCCAGCAGCAGGTCCCCAAGCGCAACGCTTTTGACGACCTGCGCTTTGTCCACCACTCCCTGCGGGCCGTGGACCAATCACAAGTCAGCCTGGCTACCCGCGTCTGCGGCTCCGACTGGCCACTGCCCTTCTATATCAACGCGATGACCGGCGGTTCGGCCGAGGCTGGCCGGATCAACGCCCAGCTAGCCCAGGCCGCCGCTGCCACCGGGCTGGCCATGGCCACCGGCTCCCAGCACGCGGCCCTGCGCCGCCCCGAGCTGGAGCCCACCTTCACCACCGTGCGTAAGCAGAACCCTAGCGGCTTCGTGTTCGCGAACGTGGGCCCCACCGTCAGCCCCGGACAGGCCGTCCGAGCGGTCGAGATGCTCGCCGCCTCCGCCCTCCAGGTCCACATCAACCCGGTCCAAGAGGCCGTGATGACCGAGGGCGATCGCGATTTCGGTTCCTGGCCCGCCCGCATCCAGGCCATCGTGGCTGCCAGCCCGGTGCCGGTGGTGGTTAAAGAGGTTGGATTCGGTCTCAGCCGCCCCACTATCGAGCGCCTGGCCTCGCTGGGCGTGCGCACCGTGGACGTCTCCGGCCGCGGCGGCACTGATTTCGCCGTGATCGAGAACGAGCGCCGTGCCGACCGCGCCTACTGGTACATGGATTCCTGGGGCCTGTCCACCGTGCTGTCCCTGCTGACCGCGGGGTGGCCCGAGCCGGTCGCCGGCGTAGAGCTCCTGGCCTCGGGCGGGGTCCGCAGCCCGCTCGACGTGGTCAAGGCCCTGGCCCTGGGCGCCCGCGCGGTCGGTGTCTCCGGCCACTTCCTGGCCACGCTGAACGAGCGCGGCACCAACGGATTGATTGACGAAATTCGTGAATGGTCGGTCCAGGTTCGTGCCCTCATGTCCCTCCTAGGTGCCCGCACTGTCGCCGACCTGACCGCCAGCGACCTCCTGCTCACCGGCCCCACCGCCGAGGAGGCCCGCCTGCTAGGCGTCCCCCTGGAGTCCCTGGCCCGCCGGTCCGCTCGTGCGTAG
- a CDS encoding Abi family protein: MDKPFTGITDQVRILQGRGLGVDDEPSHVLAREGYYQVVNGYNQPFLKTNRNQPDKYRDGVEFRQIYALFCFDRELRMLVFKYCEQAEAKLRTVCSYVFTERHPDEKHPYLNTANYRSTGDSYHTADWYMERVGDLIGTFRHVIGLQPYDRPLFEKDYIRFYLREHGHVPLWVLANSLSLGSMFKFFCYQTDSTRNAIAHEYSRQYGFDHSGQARFYFHDLRRCYNHIKDFRNICAHDERLYCARVDPSKGTSVAVLLKDLDAVLTAESSRELRTSLINLVQSLFGRVPDYVFEHITSGMGFPDKAFASITSDVVN; encoded by the coding sequence TTGGATAAACCATTCACCGGTATCACGGATCAAGTGCGCATACTCCAAGGGCGGGGGCTCGGAGTGGATGACGAGCCATCACACGTACTGGCTAGGGAAGGCTACTACCAGGTGGTCAACGGGTATAATCAGCCTTTTCTGAAAACGAATAGGAACCAGCCGGACAAATATAGGGATGGCGTGGAGTTTCGTCAGATTTACGCGCTCTTCTGCTTTGACCGCGAACTGCGTATGTTGGTGTTTAAATATTGTGAGCAAGCCGAAGCTAAGCTGCGGACGGTGTGTTCGTATGTTTTCACTGAGCGGCACCCAGACGAGAAGCATCCTTATCTTAACACCGCAAACTACCGTAGTACGGGTGATAGCTATCATACCGCCGACTGGTACATGGAGAGGGTCGGTGACTTAATTGGCACGTTTCGGCATGTGATTGGTCTGCAGCCTTATGACAGGCCTCTTTTTGAGAAGGACTACATCCGGTTTTATTTGCGGGAACATGGTCATGTTCCCCTATGGGTCTTGGCGAACAGCCTCAGCTTGGGTTCCATGTTCAAATTTTTCTGCTATCAAACCGATAGCACAAGAAATGCCATTGCCCACGAGTACTCCCGGCAGTACGGTTTTGACCACAGCGGCCAGGCGCGTTTCTACTTCCATGATTTGCGGCGGTGCTACAACCATATCAAGGACTTCCGCAATATATGCGCACATGATGAGCGTCTCTATTGCGCTCGGGTAGATCCGAGCAAAGGGACTTCGGTCGCGGTTTTGCTGAAGGACCTTGACGCTGTACTCACCGCAGAGAGTTCGCGCGAGCTGCGGACCTCATTGATCAATCTGGTGCAGTCCTTGTTCGGCCGGGTACCTGATTATGTGTTTGAGCATATTACTTCTGGCATGGGGTTCCCGGATAAGGCTTTCGCGTCCATCACCTCGGATGTGGTGAACTAA
- a CDS encoding AraC family transcriptional regulator encodes MENSIWYLRQPSTDVDGLSFAVCGISETHPDHSFGPALRSTYIVHIVLGGTGTVRREGTKYNLRRNDGFIVGPETPVQYQASTTTPWLYLWIGFSGSAVSSCLSSIGLGPSHSIFHVDQNQAFLRVITECFSYTGGSVSDGLKLNSLAYEFLHLLTEHATGSTLSRSRATSDETARKAIDYIAEHHAEGIGPGDVAKALHLDRSYLSRRFHEVTDLTLRDYIDGIRLDKACDLLGMTSLPVQEVAKECGYSSTEQFARKFKEKTSSTPAEYRQVRIDAHDDLNLNMDLFRTLFGR; translated from the coding sequence ATGGAAAATTCGATTTGGTACCTCCGCCAGCCTTCCACAGACGTGGACGGCCTCTCCTTCGCCGTATGCGGCATATCCGAAACGCATCCGGACCACTCGTTCGGTCCGGCCCTGCGCTCCACGTACATCGTCCACATCGTCTTGGGGGGCACCGGCACCGTCCGCCGCGAAGGCACCAAGTATAACCTGCGCCGCAACGACGGGTTCATCGTCGGGCCCGAGACGCCGGTCCAATACCAAGCGTCCACCACTACCCCCTGGCTTTACCTGTGGATAGGGTTCAGCGGGTCAGCCGTTTCATCGTGTCTGTCGAGCATCGGACTGGGGCCTTCCCATTCAATCTTCCACGTGGACCAGAACCAAGCCTTCCTCCGTGTGATCACCGAGTGCTTCTCCTACACGGGAGGCTCGGTCAGCGACGGCCTGAAACTGAACTCGCTGGCATACGAATTCCTGCATTTGCTGACCGAGCACGCGACCGGTTCCACCCTGTCCAGAAGCAGGGCGACCAGCGACGAGACGGCCCGCAAGGCGATAGACTACATAGCCGAGCACCACGCGGAGGGCATAGGGCCCGGCGACGTCGCCAAAGCCCTGCACTTGGACAGGAGCTATCTGTCGCGACGTTTCCACGAGGTCACGGATCTGACCTTGCGAGATTACATCGACGGCATACGGTTGGACAAAGCCTGCGACCTGCTGGGCATGACCTCCCTGCCGGTCCAGGAGGTCGCCAAGGAGTGCGGCTACAGCAGCACCGAGCAGTTCGCCAGGAAGTTCAAGGAAAAGACCTCGTCCACACCGGCCGAATACCGGCAAGTCCGCATAGACGCCCATGACGACCTGAATTTGAACATGGACTTATTCAGAACCCTGTTCGGCAGGTAG
- the mvk gene encoding mevalonate kinase, with the protein MEREGEMVLGLPHEGYGRTWAKAILIGEHSVVYGHPALALPLHSLRMQAWAAPATEGEEPQLSALDYEGPLAGSGERFGGLRRAVEVTLNYLGTTGQGFHIRTESDFPAGRGLGSSAAASGAVVRALLDAYDAAVSDEDILRLTNQAEQVTHGHPSGLDAATTSGQGPVRLEQGAMRTVRPRGAAYLVIADTGVAGSTKEAVEGVRGRLEADPDGVGRLMDELGNQAAAAIADLEAGRMEPLGDHMNQAQELLDALQVGHPTLDKLVQEARSNGALGAKLTGGGLGGCMLALAADGDDADRIGQALKAQGAQQVWVHRLVA; encoded by the coding sequence ATGGAGCGCGAGGGCGAGATGGTGCTGGGACTGCCGCATGAGGGCTACGGACGTACTTGGGCCAAGGCCATCCTGATCGGTGAGCACTCCGTGGTCTACGGGCATCCGGCGCTGGCGCTGCCGCTTCACAGCCTGCGGATGCAAGCATGGGCCGCCCCAGCCACCGAGGGCGAGGAGCCCCAGCTGAGCGCGTTGGACTATGAGGGGCCGCTCGCTGGCTCGGGGGAGCGCTTCGGTGGGTTGCGCCGGGCTGTGGAAGTGACGCTGAACTACTTAGGGACGACCGGGCAGGGTTTCCATATCCGCACCGAATCCGACTTTCCCGCTGGGCGGGGACTGGGGTCGTCGGCCGCCGCGTCCGGGGCTGTGGTGCGCGCCCTGTTGGACGCATACGACGCTGCGGTGAGCGATGAGGACATACTGCGGCTGACCAACCAGGCCGAGCAGGTGACACACGGGCACCCGTCCGGGCTGGACGCCGCCACTACCTCCGGTCAGGGGCCTGTACGGCTGGAGCAAGGCGCTATGCGGACCGTCCGCCCCCGGGGCGCGGCCTACCTGGTGATTGCCGACACCGGCGTGGCCGGCTCGACCAAGGAGGCCGTGGAGGGCGTACGCGGGCGGCTGGAGGCTGACCCGGACGGCGTGGGCCGGCTGATGGACGAGCTAGGCAACCAGGCGGCCGCCGCGATTGCCGACCTGGAAGCCGGACGGATGGAGCCGCTGGGCGACCACATGAACCAGGCCCAAGAGCTGCTGGATGCCCTGCAAGTGGGGCATCCCACACTCGACAAGCTGGTCCAGGAGGCGCGCTCCAACGGTGCGCTGGGCGCCAAACTGACCGGAGGCGGGCTGGGCGGCTGCATGTTGGCCCTGGCTGCGGACGGGGATGACGCCGACCGGATTGGGCAGGCGCTCAAGGCGCAGGGCGCGCAGCAGGTGTGGGTGCACCGGCTCGTGGCGTGA
- a CDS encoding nucleoside hydrolase, with protein MKKMILDLDTGIDDTLAISYALGSPEVELIGITSTYGNVLLEQGMRNDLAITDLLGHPEVKVYPGLPHSSTTDSFSVLPISEFIHGKNGIGDVQIPDSTRKPETQSAVDFIIDAAKTYGQDLIYVPTGPMTNIAAALRKAPEIKDQIGKIVLMGGALTVCGNVSAWSEANISQDPDAANELFRSGAPVTMIGLDVTLQTLLTYKETARWRDLGTKASAFLADMTDFYIKAYETTSPHLGGCGLHDPLAVAVAVDPTLVKTLPINMQVDVEGPTRGRTIGDNTRLNDPHKTMQVAVEVDVPRFLNEFMSRIGGLAQQAG; from the coding sequence ATGAAGAAAATGATTCTCGATCTTGATACGGGCATCGACGACACCCTGGCCATTTCGTACGCCCTGGGCAGCCCTGAGGTGGAGCTGATTGGCATTACAAGCACGTACGGCAATGTGCTGCTTGAGCAGGGCATGCGCAACGATCTGGCGATCACCGACCTGCTGGGTCACCCGGAGGTCAAGGTCTATCCGGGCCTGCCCCACTCCTCCACGACCGACTCCTTCTCGGTGCTGCCGATTTCCGAGTTCATACATGGCAAGAACGGCATCGGCGATGTGCAGATCCCCGATTCCACGCGCAAGCCCGAGACCCAGTCCGCTGTCGACTTCATCATCGACGCGGCCAAGACCTATGGCCAGGACCTGATCTATGTGCCCACCGGCCCTATGACCAATATCGCCGCGGCCCTCCGCAAGGCGCCCGAGATCAAGGACCAGATCGGCAAAATCGTGCTGATGGGCGGCGCCCTGACTGTATGCGGCAACGTGTCCGCCTGGTCCGAGGCCAACATCTCCCAGGACCCCGACGCGGCTAACGAGCTCTTCCGCTCCGGCGCCCCGGTGACCATGATCGGCCTGGATGTGACCCTTCAGACGCTCCTGACCTATAAGGAGACCGCGCGCTGGCGCGACCTGGGCACCAAGGCCTCCGCCTTCCTGGCCGACATGACCGACTTCTACATCAAGGCTTACGAGACCACGTCTCCCCACCTGGGCGGATGCGGTCTGCATGACCCGCTGGCTGTGGCCGTGGCGGTCGATCCCACCCTGGTGAAGACCCTGCCGATCAACATGCAGGTCGATGTGGAAGGCCCCACCCGTGGCCGCACGATTGGCGACAACACGAGGCTGAACGACCCGCACAAGACCATGCAAGTGGCTGTCGAGGTGGACGTTCCCCGCTTCCTGAACGAATTCATGAGCCGCATCGGTGGGCTGGCCCAGCAGGCAGGCTGA
- a CDS encoding phosphomevalonate kinase, translating into MSGTVDKRADAAGKLYLAGEYAVVEPGHPAILLAVDRTLTARVTGPAASDPGQEADGQTGRIESAGHPEASTNWHRERGILTPDVRPDQPSYLLAAARTVEELLAQRGIAPRPFDLEISSRLDDSSGKKYGLGSSAAVAVATVRVLLDFYGLRLSPLETYKLAYLATGRAQSLGSGGDLAASLFGGCIRFCSPDRAWVRQRLVSSPISQLIEEPWPRLSISRLRAFGPDSPLRILVGWTGSPASTPSLVASVQQGSADGKRADYERFLAGSDACVDALARALDRADMAGVREGLAQARSLLQGLSALTDTDIETPALRTLVEAALLRGAAAKSSGAGGGDCGIAVIDGRGPRPSASAGSSRAGWLGLSAAISAAWSRVGIEPLGLSVSQPLAPLADWESAAAPGERA; encoded by the coding sequence ATGAGCGGAACTGTCGACAAGCGAGCGGACGCCGCCGGCAAGCTTTACTTGGCTGGTGAATACGCTGTGGTGGAACCCGGGCATCCGGCCATCCTGCTGGCGGTGGACCGCACCCTGACCGCACGGGTGACGGGACCGGCGGCGTCCGATCCGGGCCAGGAAGCGGACGGTCAGACCGGGCGCATCGAGTCCGCCGGCCACCCTGAGGCCAGCACCAACTGGCATCGGGAGCGCGGCATCCTGACGCCGGACGTCCGGCCGGACCAGCCTTCCTACCTGCTGGCCGCGGCGCGCACCGTGGAGGAGTTGCTGGCCCAGCGCGGCATAGCCCCGCGCCCCTTCGATCTGGAGATCAGCAGTCGGCTGGACGACAGTTCAGGCAAGAAATACGGCCTGGGTTCCTCCGCCGCTGTGGCGGTGGCAACAGTGCGCGTCCTGTTGGACTTTTATGGGCTGCGACTGAGCCCGCTTGAAACCTACAAACTGGCCTATCTAGCCACCGGGCGCGCTCAGAGCCTGGGTTCAGGCGGAGACCTGGCGGCCTCCCTGTTCGGTGGCTGCATCCGTTTCTGTTCGCCTGACCGGGCCTGGGTGCGCCAACGGTTGGTCAGCAGCCCAATCTCCCAATTGATTGAGGAGCCTTGGCCTCGGCTGAGCATCTCCCGCCTGCGGGCGTTCGGCCCCGACTCGCCCCTGCGTATCCTGGTGGGATGGACCGGCAGCCCCGCCTCCACGCCCTCGCTGGTCGCCTCCGTGCAGCAGGGCTCGGCGGATGGTAAGCGGGCTGATTATGAGCGTTTCCTAGCTGGTTCCGACGCCTGTGTGGACGCCCTGGCGCGGGCCTTGGACCGCGCCGATATGGCCGGTGTGCGGGAGGGCTTGGCCCAGGCCCGGAGCCTGTTGCAGGGGCTGTCCGCCCTGACCGACACTGACATCGAGACCCCGGCCCTGCGCACGCTGGTGGAGGCCGCGCTGTTGCGGGGAGCGGCGGCAAAATCGTCCGGTGCCGGCGGAGGGGATTGTGGCATCGCCGTCATAGATGGGCGCGGGCCTAGGCCTTCTGCTTCCGCCGGGTCCTCTCGCGCCGGGTGGCTCGGCCTGTCCGCGGCCATTAGCGCGGCCTGGAGCCGGGTTGGCATCGAGCCTTTGGGGCTTTCGGTAAGCCAGCCTTTGGCGCCTCTGGCTGATTGGGAATCGGCAGCGGCTCCAGGGGAGCGCGCATGA
- a CDS encoding MFS transporter has product MTESSTRAAVDPFDDPETSNKMAVRALVFLLITFILGTLCLQGFNLVFQQVGKDVGAVQQASLITALPSIVLGIVCFIYGSLGDFVSLKKLVVTGLVVLFIGSIFGFVANFFFTANLWTVIIARILQTAGEQVAGSVYLVVTTKYLKPSLKVVAFGVFTAGYQVSAAIGVFAAGLLSSISWQYLFLIPAITIFFLPALLKSLPNKSGSGDKVDWLGFTIFGLATAFLTLFFSYTKVWLLIVAAALYVVFGVYITKAKDPFVTPEFFKNTRWIMAICLILFFYFNNYCMSPIFNAICRDVFGITNSATVSMHIVWAFLVAAFFGTTSGAIVDKIGRQPTLIIAACLMIVGWAGSAFVISSGLIPLTLMACVFYAGAGLMYSPVVSTVLDTLPKEQSGRGVGMNDLVMNVTGSIGIAIFGGLMAGTGLGGGSIAGGAGQQAVYANLLLIAAVIAALGLVIYLVFRKKIYAED; this is encoded by the coding sequence ATGACTGAGTCGTCAACTCGAGCGGCCGTCGATCCATTCGACGACCCGGAGACCAGCAACAAGATGGCCGTCCGGGCCCTCGTTTTCCTCCTTATCACCTTCATCCTGGGCACCTTGTGCCTGCAAGGATTCAACCTGGTCTTCCAGCAGGTCGGTAAGGATGTGGGCGCGGTCCAGCAGGCCTCGCTGATCACGGCCCTGCCGAGCATCGTGCTGGGAATTGTCTGCTTCATCTACGGGTCGCTCGGCGACTTCGTCTCCCTCAAAAAGCTGGTGGTGACCGGCCTGGTCGTCCTCTTCATCGGCTCCATCTTCGGTTTCGTGGCGAACTTCTTCTTCACCGCCAACCTGTGGACGGTCATCATCGCCCGCATCCTGCAGACCGCGGGTGAGCAGGTGGCTGGCTCGGTCTACCTGGTCGTCACGACCAAGTACCTCAAGCCTTCGCTCAAGGTGGTGGCCTTCGGTGTCTTCACCGCCGGCTACCAGGTCTCCGCGGCCATCGGCGTGTTCGCTGCCGGCTTGCTCAGCTCCATCTCCTGGCAGTACCTGTTCCTGATTCCGGCGATCACCATCTTCTTCCTTCCCGCCCTGCTCAAGTCCCTGCCGAACAAGAGCGGCTCCGGCGATAAGGTCGATTGGTTGGGCTTCACCATCTTCGGTCTGGCCACCGCATTCCTGACCTTGTTCTTCTCCTACACCAAGGTTTGGCTGCTTATCGTGGCCGCTGCGCTGTACGTCGTGTTCGGCGTATACATCACCAAGGCCAAGGACCCGTTCGTGACCCCCGAGTTCTTCAAGAACACCCGCTGGATCATGGCTATCTGCCTGATTCTGTTCTTCTACTTCAACAACTACTGCATGTCGCCCATCTTCAACGCGATCTGCCGTGACGTGTTCGGCATCACCAACTCGGCCACCGTCTCCATGCACATCGTCTGGGCCTTCCTGGTGGCGGCGTTCTTCGGCACCACGTCCGGCGCGATCGTGGACAAGATCGGCCGTCAGCCCACGCTGATCATCGCCGCCTGCCTGATGATCGTGGGCTGGGCCGGTTCCGCCTTCGTCATCTCGTCCGGCCTCATCCCGCTGACCCTGATGGCATGCGTGTTCTACGCGGGTGCAGGCCTCATGTACTCCCCGGTGGTCTCCACCGTGCTTGACACCCTGCCTAAGGAGCAGTCGGGCCGTGGCGTGGGCATGAACGATCTGGTCATGAACGTGACCGGTTCAATCGGCATCGCCATCTTCGGTGGCCTGATGGCCGGCACCGGCCTGGGTGGCGGCTCCATCGCTGGAGGCGCCGGCCAGCAGGCGGTCTACGCCAACTTGCTGCTGATCGCGGCGGTCATCGCGGCCCTGGGCCTGGTCATCTACCTGGTCTTCCGCAAGAAGATCTACGCCGAGGACTGA